Genomic window ([Empedobacter] haloabium):
CTGCCCGATCAGGGCCTGCACACCCAGCACGCGCTCGGATTCGTCCGGCGCCAGCGGCAGGTTCTCGCGCACCTTGCGGCTCAGCGTGGCGCGCGCAATGCCCAGCGCATCGAGCAGGCTCTCCTTCGACATCGCCAGCAGCGCGGACAGCTCGCCGACTTCACGCGCCGGCACTCCTTCACGGATCAGTTCGATGCGGTATTGCGCGCTCTCCTGGTACAGCTGCAGGAAATCCGGCTGGCCGGGACGGGGATAGTGGCGGCGTTCCGCCCTTGCGTTGTCGGTAGCAGTCATGGCTCGCTCCTTTGAGCACTCAGGCTAACTCAAAGGAGCCATCGGCGCAAGCAGCCCGGGCTGTGATTGCCACTGGCATCGAGGAGAATCAAGCCCCCGGCAAGGCGGCCGCCAGCTCGGTCCACCCCTGCGGTTGCGGCTTGCCGCGCTCGCGCACGCCGAAGAACGACACCACCAGATCGCCTCCTTCGTCGAAGAATTCGACGGACGTGACGCCGGCGCGCTGCAGCACGTAGCCGCTGCGCAGCGCGCTGTCGCGCAGGTGCAGGTTGAAGTCCGGGTCCAGCACGTTGAACCAGCCGCCGCCCGCCGCCACCTTGCCGATCCGACCGCTGTAGATCTGCGTGACCGCGCCGTTGCCGACGAACGCCATGATGGCGACCTGCTGGCGCGCCGCCTGCTCCAGCAGTTGGCGCACGGCCTGCGGCGCGACGCGGCGCACCGCACCGGCAGGCGCGAGCCGCAAGGCCTGTTCGCGCGTCATGCCGAACTCGCTGACGATGCGGTTGAACTGGTGCACGTCCCCCATCTCCTGCCAGGCCAGCTGGAATTCCTTGACGTCGACGGCGCTGTCCGGCTTCGGCGCGGGCTTTGGCGCGGCCGGCGCGATCGCCATGCGCTCATCCTGGCGCGGATGGCGGAACTCGGCCACCAGCTTGTCGAACACGGGGATGGCCGCATCGTCCTTCAGGTAGACCTTGTGGATCGCGCCGCCGCTCGCATCGAAGAACTGCAGGCTGCGGCTGGTGGCACCGTCGCGGCCCGGCTGCACCACGGCGAACGCGTATTTCCAGCGCGGGAACTGGAAACGCAGGTCGATCGGACCGCCCAGGTAGCCGCCGGCGATGTTCAGTTCGCGGGCGGCCCGCTCGGCATCCTGCGCGCCGCCGTCGCCCTGCTTGGCCTGGGCAATGCGGCTGGCGATGCCGGTGGTCTCGATGACGGCATGTTCATTGCGGGTCAGCGCCATCACGCGGCCCAGGTCGAGCGCGCGGCGCATGATCTCGCGCGGCGCATGGTCCGTGTCGCGCAGCCGCGTCACGGTGCTGCCGAGGTTTGTCGCCAGCAGCTCGGCCTCCGATGTGCCGAGCGCACGCGCGGCGTCGCGCGCCTGCAGCGTGGGCTGCTCCTTGCGCAGCGCGGTCCAGCGCTCGGCCAGGGTGGCCGCCTGCGTGCTGCCGATGGCCAGGGTGCCGGCCAGCGCCAGCAGCAGTCGTCGTTGAGGGTTCATCATGGCTCCTTAGTAGATCAGTTTGAAGGTGACGGCGGCATAGCGGCCCGGCCGGGCCATGCGCTCGATGTCGGCGCGTGCGGCGGCCGTGGTGCCGGCGGCCAGGCCACGTGCCGCCGTGTAGTCCCAGTATTGTTTGTCGGCGACGTTGTACAGGCCCGCCGTCAGTTCCGCATTGCGGCCGACGTTCCAGTAGCCCGCCAGGTCGATCACGGTGGCGGACGGCACGGCGAAGCGCGCCGTGCTGGCACCGCCGATCACGTCCGCCCTGGCCTGCTTGGCCGCCACGTGGACCAGCGCGACGGAAGCGCCGCCGCGCTTGCCGGGATCGTCCCACGCCAGTGTGGCGCTGGTCTTGCGCGGCAGCGTCGAGGCCAGTTCGCTTTCCTCGCCCGTCGTGCCGTTGCGTGCCTTGCTGTGCTGGACGCCCGTCGCCAGCGCCAGGCTGGTGCCCTGCAGTGCCGCCGCGAGCTGGCCGACGTCGACGCGCGCGGACGCCTCCGCGCCCCAGGTGCGGGCCTCGCCCACGTTCTCGGGCCGGTACAGGCCGAACGTGATGGTGGGGTAGTTGACGGGATCGGGCGGTTGCGCGGCGTATTCGATCAGGTTGTCGTAACGGGTGTGGAACAGCGCCGCGCTGAACGTGAGGGCACGGCTGGCGCGACCCTTCAGGCCCACTTCGAACGCGTTGCTGGTTTCCTTCTTCAGGTTGGCGTTGCCCAGCACCGCATAGCCGTTGCCGGCGCCCGTGTAGCTGAACGAGTCGTAGGTACCGGTGCGCTCGGCCGCCGTCGGCAGCCGCGTGCCGCGGCTGTACTGCGCATAGGCCGTCAGCTCCGGACGCAGCGCATAGGCAAGCGCCAGGCTGGGCGTGAGGTAGCCGTCGCTTTCCTTGCGCAGTTCGGCCGCGGCGCCCGGCACCGCGCTGGCATAGGCCGACAGGTTCCTTGGCTCGAGCTGGCGGTAGTCCCAGCGCAGGCCCGGCGTGACGGTGATGGCGCCCAGCGCCAGCTCGCCGCGGGCGAAGGCGGCGAACTTGCGCGTGTCCGTATCGGCCATGCGGTTCTTGTTCGTGACCTGGTGCGCACCCGTCGCCACGACCGTACGGTCCTCGCGCCACGGGCGGCGCGTATCGACCGTCTCGGCGCTCAGCCCATAGGTCAGCTGGTGCGCACCGAAGGCCTTGACGGCCGTGCTGGCCAAGCCGGCGCTGTCGTTTTCGAAGCCGGTGGCGATGTCGCGCACGTAGGGCCGGTTGCCGGTCACGTAGCTGGCATGCGTGGCGTCGGCCACCTCGGCGCGCTGTACGTACAGGCGGCTCTCCAGCGTATCGAACCAGGGCGTGGTGCCGCTGAAGCGGTGCTCGATGCTGGCGCGATCGCGCCGGGTGCGCGAGTCCTGCGTGGCGCCGTCCGGGTAGGATGCGCCCTGCTTGTTGTCGAACTCGCGGCGGTGACGGGCGCGGTAGGCATCGATGGTGGCGACGAAGCGGTGGCCCTGCCATGGGGTCCAGGCCAGCTTGGCCAGCAGCGCGTCCGAATCCCAGTCGTCCGGGTTGACGGGCACGCTGCCATTGGCCTCCAACGCGCTGCCGTCGCGGTGCACCAGCACCGCCAGGGCTTGCACGCCGCCGCTGTGCAGCGCGCCGGTCAGCGCATGCATGCGCATATCGCTGGCGCCGTCGTGGCCGAACTTGTAGTCGGCGTAGACCGGCCGGGCCGCGCTGACATAGTCCTCCGGCGCCTTGGTCGCGAAAGCAACGGCACCGCCCAGGCCCGGCGTGCCGGCCTTGGCGGCCGTGGTGCCGGAGCTGATCTCGACGCTGCGGAAGGTTTCCGGATCGAAGTAGTCGCGGCCCACGCCGAAGCCGTTCAAGGTCATGCCATCCGGCTTCGGCGCCGCGTCGGGCAGCGCGATGCCGTCCAGGTCCAGGCTGACGCGATTGCCTTCGATTCCACGAATATTGAAGCCGGTATTGCCGGCGCCGTCCCACACGTTGCCGCTGCCGCTGGCGGCGCCCGGCACGCTGACCAGCGGCGCGTAGCGCGCCATGTTCTGCATGTCGGTGACGCCGCGCCGGACCAGTTCGGCCGGTGTCAGCACGGTGCCAGTGCCGGGCTCCTCGAGGCGGTGGCCTTGAATGACGACCGTGTCGAGTGGCTCGGCGGCGGGAGATTCGGCTTGCGCCAGGGGCGCCAGCGCGCAGGACAGCAGCGCCGCCATGCGGCACCGGCGGGGGAAGTTTGCAACCATAACGTTCCAGGGTAAGGGTCAGGACAATGCTGGCTCTGAACCCGGACGAGGCTGCCCGACAGTCACGTTGCTGGCGCTAGACTGCCATATTAATACGAATGATTCTCATTTGCAATCAGATTGTTTGACGCTCCGGCGTGGCGCTGATCTTGTGGATCGACAGTCCACCCAGCGCATGCGTGCCAAAAATGCCCGCGGCAAGGCCGCCCCAGGCGCCGCACAGGCCGTGCAGCGGCCAGACGCCCAGCACGTCGTCGATCTTCCAGCGGTCTAAACATGACGACAAAGATGGCGCCGGCGACACCGCCCGTGACGAGCGCAACCAGCGGATGCATCAGGTCGGAGCCGGCACAGACGGCGACCAGCCCCGCCAGTGGGCCGTTGTAGGCAAAGCCGGGATCGTTGCGGCCCAGTACCAGCCGTCAGCGTGCCGCCAAGTTAAGGAATGTTATTAGCCTGCCGCAGACGGCTTCGCACCCGACAGCGGAGAGCTGGGGTCAGGCCCGGCGGGTCTGACCCCGGTTTTGGGCCTGGGGTTGAGGGATCCGCCTGCGGCCCTGTGAGTCTTACATCCTTAACTTAGCGCCATTTGTGACTGTCACCGGTTTTTCCGAAGAGGATCAGTGCGGCTTGGCGTCCTTGGCCTTGTCGGGCGGGGGCGGCGGCGCCGGCGTGGCGCCATCGCCCGGCATGTCCTGGCCCTTGCGCAGGATCTGCACGTAGATCTCGTTCTGCTTGATCATCGACAGCTCGAAGCGGGCCCGTTCCTCGACGGCGCCGGTGCCGTCCTTCAGGTCGCGCACTTCGGAATCGAGCTTGGCGTTGCGGCTCTTCAGGCTGTCGTTCTTCTGGTGCGCCGCCTCGACCTGCTGTTCCAGGTCCGCCACGCGCAGCCACCCGCCCTTGCCCAGCCACAATGGATATTGAATCAACAGCAGCAGTACCGCCAGGGCAAGGGTAATCAGACGCATAAAAGGAAAACCGGCCGGTAGTTCGTACCGGCCGGAACAAGAAGTTGCGGAAAGGTTCTATTACTTCAGATTATAGAACGCTTCGCGCCCCGGGTAGCTGGCGATATCACCGAGATCTTCCTCGATACGCAGCAGCTGGTTGTATTTCGCCATGCGATCCGAGCGGGACATCGAGCCCGTCTTGATCTGCAGCGCGTTCAGGCCGACGGCGATGTCGGCGATCGTCGAGTCTTCCGTTTCGCCCGAGCGGTGCGAGATCACGGCCGTGTAGCCGGCGCGCTTGGCCATCTCGATGGCGGCGAACGTTTCCGTCAGCGTGCCGATCTGGTTGATCTTGATCAGGATGGAGTTGGCGATGCCTTTCTGGATGCCTTCCTTCAGGATCTTGGTGTTGGTGACGAACAGGTCGTCGCCCACCAGCTGCACCTTCTTGCCCAGCGCTGCCGTCAGGGTGGCCCAGCCTTCCCAATCGCCTTCGTGCATCGCGTCCTCGATCGAGATGATCGGGTACTTGTCGCACCAGGTCGACAGCAGGTTGGTGAAGTCGGCCGCCGACAGCGACAGGCCTTCGCCTTCCAGCTCGTACTTGCCGTTCTTGTAGAACTCGGACGCGGCGCAGTCCAGGCCGATGGCAACCTGCGTGCCCGGCTCGTAGCCGGCTTCCTCGATGGCCTGGATGATCAGCTTGATGGCGTCTTCGTGGTTCGCCAGCGACGGGGCGAAGCCGCCTTCGTCGCCAACGGCCGTGCTCAGGCCTTTCTTGTGCAGGATCTTCTTCAGCGTGTGGAACACTTCGGCGCCGTAGCGGATCGCTTCCTTGAACGTCGGCGCGCCGACGGGGATGATCATGAATTCCTGGATGTCCAGGTTGTTGTCGGCGTGTGCGCCGCCGTTGATGACGTTCATCATCGGCACCGGCATCTGCATCGAACCCGAACCGCCGAAATAGCGGTACAGCGGCAGGCCGGCTTCTTCCGCGGCGGCCTTGGCGACGGCCATCGACACGGCCAGCATCGCATTGGCGCCCAGGCGCGACTTGTTCTCGGTGCCGTCCAGGTCGATCAGGGTGCGATCCAGGAAGGCTTGCTCATTGGCGTCCAGGCCCATGATCGCTTCCGAGATTTCCGTGTTGATGTTCTCGCAGGCCTGCAGCACGCCCTTGCCGAAGTAGCGCTTCGGATCGCCGTCGCGCAGCTCGATGGCTTCGCGCGAACCGGTCGACGCGCCCGACGGCACCGCGGCACGGCCCATCACGCCCGATTCCAGCAGCACGTCGCATTCCACGGTCGGATTGCCGCGCGAGTCGATCACCTCGCGGCCGATAATATCAACGATAGCACTCATAACACTTCTCCAAGGTAGACAAAAACCGGTGGGGCACGCGCATGGTCGGACATGCAACGTGATGCGCATGCAAAAATTGCAGCAAGGGTAACAGAGGATGGCTTTGTAGGGAAGCGGAACGGCTTACTACAAAACGCCCGGCACTGGCCTGGCGGGCCCATGAATGCTATCGTCGCCCCATGACTACGACCCTGGACATCGATGCGCGCGCCCTGCTGCGCCGTATGCTCGACGCGGCCATCGCCGCCGCCCAACCCGCCCTGTGCATTCCCGCCGCGCTGCCTGACGTACCGAAAGGCAGACTGCTCGTCATCGGCGCCGGCAAGGCCTCGGCCGAGATGGCGCGCGCCGTCGAACGGAACTGGCCTGGCCCGCTCGAGGGCCTGGTAGTGACGCGCTACGGCTACGCGGTGCCATGCGAACGCATCGCGATCGTGGAGGCGGCACACCCGGTGCCGGACCAGGCCGGGCTGGACGCGGCGCGCCGCATGCTGGCGCTGGTGCAGGACCTGACGCCGGACGACACCGTGCTGTGCCTGATCTCCGGCGGCGGCTCGGCCCTGCTGCCGCTGCCGCAAGATGGCATCACGCTGGCCGACAAGCAGCACGTCAATGCCATGCTGCTTAAATCCGGCGCCACCATCGCCGAGATGAACTGCGTGCGCCGCCACCTGTCGGCCATCAAGGGCGGCCGGCTGGCGGCGGCCTGCCATCCGGCGCGCGTCGTCACGCTGCTCATATCAGATGTGCCGGGCGACGA
Coding sequences:
- the eno gene encoding phosphopyruvate hydratase: MSAIVDIIGREVIDSRGNPTVECDVLLESGVMGRAAVPSGASTGSREAIELRDGDPKRYFGKGVLQACENINTEISEAIMGLDANEQAFLDRTLIDLDGTENKSRLGANAMLAVSMAVAKAAAEEAGLPLYRYFGGSGSMQMPVPMMNVINGGAHADNNLDIQEFMIIPVGAPTFKEAIRYGAEVFHTLKKILHKKGLSTAVGDEGGFAPSLANHEDAIKLIIQAIEEAGYEPGTQVAIGLDCAASEFYKNGKYELEGEGLSLSAADFTNLLSTWCDKYPIISIEDAMHEGDWEGWATLTAALGKKVQLVGDDLFVTNTKILKEGIQKGIANSILIKINQIGTLTETFAAIEMAKRAGYTAVISHRSGETEDSTIADIAVGLNALQIKTGSMSRSDRMAKYNQLLRIEEDLGDIASYPGREAFYNLK
- the ftsB gene encoding cell division protein FtsB; its protein translation is MRLITLALAVLLLLIQYPLWLGKGGWLRVADLEQQVEAAHQKNDSLKSRNAKLDSEVRDLKDGTGAVEERARFELSMIKQNEIYVQILRKGQDMPGDGATPAPPPPPDKAKDAKPH
- a CDS encoding TonB-dependent receptor, with product MAALLSCALAPLAQAESPAAEPLDTVVIQGHRLEEPGTGTVLTPAELVRRGVTDMQNMARYAPLVSVPGAASGSGNVWDGAGNTGFNIRGIEGNRVSLDLDGIALPDAAPKPDGMTLNGFGVGRDYFDPETFRSVEISSGTTAAKAGTPGLGGAVAFATKAPEDYVSAARPVYADYKFGHDGASDMRMHALTGALHSGGVQALAVLVHRDGSALEANGSVPVNPDDWDSDALLAKLAWTPWQGHRFVATIDAYRARHRREFDNKQGASYPDGATQDSRTRRDRASIEHRFSGTTPWFDTLESRLYVQRAEVADATHASYVTGNRPYVRDIATGFENDSAGLASTAVKAFGAHQLTYGLSAETVDTRRPWREDRTVVATGAHQVTNKNRMADTDTRKFAAFARGELALGAITVTPGLRWDYRQLEPRNLSAYASAVPGAAAELRKESDGYLTPSLALAYALRPELTAYAQYSRGTRLPTAAERTGTYDSFSYTGAGNGYAVLGNANLKKETSNAFEVGLKGRASRALTFSAALFHTRYDNLIEYAAQPPDPVNYPTITFGLYRPENVGEARTWGAEASARVDVGQLAAALQGTSLALATGVQHSKARNGTTGEESELASTLPRKTSATLAWDDPGKRGGASVALVHVAAKQARADVIGGASTARFAVPSATVIDLAGYWNVGRNAELTAGLYNVADKQYWDYTAARGLAAGTTAAARADIERMARPGRYAAVTFKLIY
- a CDS encoding antitoxin Xre-like helix-turn-helix domain-containing protein, coding for MTATDNARAERRHYPRPGQPDFLQLYQESAQYRIELIREGVPAREVGELSALLAMSKESLLDALGIARATLSRKVRENLPLAPDESERVLGVQALIGQVQAMVAEAEAPEDFDAAAWMSRWLTTPLAALGGATPASYLDTVEGQKYIANLLAMAQSGAYA
- a CDS encoding ChuX/HutX family heme-like substrate-binding protein; translated protein: MMNPQRRLLLALAGTLAIGSTQAATLAERWTALRKEQPTLQARDAARALGTSEAELLATNLGSTVTRLRDTDHAPREIMRRALDLGRVMALTRNEHAVIETTGIASRIAQAKQGDGGAQDAERAARELNIAGGYLGGPIDLRFQFPRWKYAFAVVQPGRDGATSRSLQFFDASGGAIHKVYLKDDAAIPVFDKLVAEFRHPRQDERMAIAPAAPKPAPKPDSAVDVKEFQLAWQEMGDVHQFNRIVSEFGMTREQALRLAPAGAVRRVAPQAVRQLLEQAARQQVAIMAFVGNGAVTQIYSGRIGKVAAGGGWFNVLDPDFNLHLRDSALRSGYVLQRAGVTSVEFFDEGGDLVVSFFGVRERGKPQPQGWTELAAALPGA